The Humulus lupulus chromosome 3, drHumLupu1.1, whole genome shotgun sequence genome window below encodes:
- the LOC133823869 gene encoding vacuolar protein sorting-associated protein 55 homolog, whose amino-acid sequence MFSSSILLQILACALYNNWWPMLAALMYVLVPMPCLFFGGGSSQFLFSREGGGWIGAAKFLTGASSVGSIAIPIILRHAHLISTGAMFIEFVSFIIFVCTVLCFHHASLEDDW is encoded by the exons ATGTTTTCATCTAGCATCTTGCTACAGATCCTG GCTTGTGCATTATACAACAATTGGTGGCCAATGTTAGCAG CTCTCATGTACGTGCTGGTACCTATGCCTTGCTTATTCTTTGGTGGTGGGTCCTCTCAATTTTTGTTTAGCAGGGAAGGAGGGGG GTGGATTGGTGCGGCTAAATTTTTGACTGGAGCATCCAGTGTAGGGAGCATAGCTATTCCCATCATCCTTAGGCATGCTCATTTGATTTCTACAGGAGCAATGTTCATCGAGTTCGTCTCATTCATCATCTTCGTCTGTACCGTCTTGTGTTTTCACCATGCTAGCCTCGAAGATGATTGGTAA